The DNA window CAcattatcatataaaaaaCAGTGGCAATAAAagtaagaaattttaattattatttatttatttataacgAGTGAGAGgaggattttaaatttaaaatatttataatccaTATTGATTAcctaatatttataaaagaatttagaaatttagggGGAATTGTTCACACcatatttataaagaaattggATTTGTGAAAATGACTtggttttattaatttgttataattattgctatcttttaatatttttcttttacaataaatttcttgaaattttttaatctttgaatttttgaagttcgttctagaaatttattaatctttgaatttttgaagttCGTTCTAGTATTAGGCATAGCCCATACCATTGAAGGTGTTTCCGACAAGGAATGAAACagttttatttgaattttgaatctaACCCAAAATGAAGAGCGGACTTCGCTCCAttctaattaaattgtttaagtATAGCCTAACTGATTAAGAAATTACATCCACGAGATTCAAATCCCCGCCGaacacaattatttatttaaccatATATGTTCAACAGCCCATAGTTAGGCTTCCAAGTTAAAATAATGAACTAGAAAACCTCAACAAATGGCAAAGCTATTCTGCATTGGGAACACAAGCAAATTTGCTCAAGTTTGATCCAGCCCACTTGGCCCCAACTCTGCAAATGGAGTTCTTTATAAATCTTACTGTGACAACAactgtaaaaataaattaataaatacaaagatgcaaattttcaaaaaagaaaaagaataaaaattatgttacaTAAATGGCCCAACTTCATTAAGTAATAGAAGCACTTTGAAACTTACTCTCCAAAAGCAAGCTTTGGATAAGGGGTTCTGAAGGAGCTTCCCAAAGACATTCAGTTTGACAGAGAGTGCTTGAAAAGACAATGTATGGTGGAAGATAAACCAAAGGATTGATCTGATCCCTTCAGAAGCATCCACAGCCAGCTTAGGAGGAAACTTTGGGCAGCCTAACGTGAAGATCGGACAAAACCCCGTCATGTTTTCGATATCAAATGCCTCCGTTCTAGTCCACATCTTGGCCTCGCTGGTCCAGTCAGAACAGAGCAAAAGAGCACATGAAGGCGAAGATGCAGTTGGAGATGTCTCCACCAAACTTGCTGGTCACAGGGACCACACTTCACAAGCATACACAAGCATACAGTTATAGGCTACACGATCTCACTGGAAGTTTCAACCAATTCCACCAACAAAGATGGTTAGGTGCTTGACCAAACAATTGACAGGACCAACGTTCTCCATAATAAAAGGGTGTAATTTTAGATGTACAATGACACAAGAGCTATCTTTACCAAATAGAAACTAGGTGCCCTACCCTAAAAGGTAATAATAGACGATGGCTTTGTTTGGTCAATATCAAGTCAGAAAGCGACTAGGACTCAAGGAGCCTAAGCAAACGGTGCACATCGAACCAGAGAGGAAGTGTTTCGATTGTTATAGCTTCTTCTGTAAGAATGGGACTTATTTAAGTTTAGAAAAGCAACCTATCTGGAGATGTGATGCAGCTGAAGCGCATAAACAAATTCTATAAAGCAACCTATCTGGAGATGTGATGCAGCTGAAGCGCATAAACAAATTCTATAAAGCAAACCCTATACTTGTTGATTTAGCTCCCAACATCAGAGAAACTTGCAGTGTCAGTCGTGTAAATCATGCCAGTGTGATACGTTATTATCTCCACCTACTTCATGTTGAAGTTTCCATTGTCACCTTCACTTACATTAGAAGATGCACCTTCGTATTTCGGGTTGTTAACTTGTCTTGGAATGACCAGGTTCTCATGTTGATGGCCTTGAATTGAACGAGAAGAATTCTTACCGACCCGATGTTCCTACAAATTAGTTAAAGACAGATTGAGTTGGGAGAATTGTTAAGAGCAAACCAAAACATCAAATAAAGCTTATAGATGCAGCTTCATACATCATGAGACAGCAAATTATCTGCCTCGAGCATGTGGATGACATGTCCCATTTTCGGCCTCTTCGTAGCATCAGGATCGACACAGCGAAGAGCAACCAACAATACCCGTTTCAGAGCTTTGGAAGGAGGCTTATCTGGCAACTTGGGGTCAACCACTTCCTCAGATTTTCTGTCTCCAACCATTGCTTTCAACCAATCCACCAAATTTACCTGTAGTTGCAATTAACTTCAACTGCATAAGTagcagaaaagaaaagaacggAGATAACACTAATGCATTAACTATTCATAATTGAGCATTAGATGCAAAGAAAAACTTACCTCTCCTTGAGGTCTACTATAATCAACAGGGATCCGCCCTGAAATTATCTCCATAACTAGAATTCCAAAGCTATAAACATCACTCTTTTCATTCAACATCCCAGTGCAGGCGTACTCAGGTGCAACATAGCTATAGAAATCACCAAATGACTTACCATCTTATGAACCGTAGAAAATAACAATCGAGCATAAGATATGAACTAACCCAAATGTGCCCATTACACGAGTTGTCACATAGCTTCTTTCAGAACAAAGAAGCTTGGCCAGCCCAAAATCAGATACTTTAGCATTCCACTGACGATCAAGAAGTATGTTGCTTGATTTTACATCACGATGGACAACCTTTGGTTCAAGACCCTCGTGAAGATATGCTAATCTATAcaatagaaaaaacaaaacagagagagagaactgCATTAGTGGTATTGCATGCTGCAACAAGAATCGATAGCTAATCCGCAATAACCCAATTACATACCCCTTTGCTGTTCCAACTATGATGTTAACACGAATCTCCCACGTCAAAGGGCTAATATCCCCAACATCGCCATGAAGCCATTGGTCTAGATTGCCATTGTTGATGTACTCGTAAACAAGCATTCTgaaaaaaaggggggaaaaaaaaaagttaagaatAAACGTTTATTTGCACCAAAAACtctcaaatttaaagaaaatcaacaGTACCTATATGCACCCTCAACGCAATATCCCAGCAATCTGACAAGATTCTTGTGTCTTACACGTCCAATTGCCTCCACTTCCACTTTGAATTCCCTCTCAGCTTGACCCCTAATAAACAAATAGATTAAACTTCAGCATCCATATAATCTTCAAACCAAGAAGAACATGCCAAATCAGAAATACAAAAGGTTGTAGCAGTTTGAAACTTTCCCTCCCCCcagagaaaagaaacaacTACATCAGAATTTCTATCACATTCTAAGTTCCAACACATAATTGACTTAGATTTCTTGAAATCAAACAGAACCACTCCCAACTAAACCAAACGGAGCCCTCAAGTTGCAGAAGAAAATTAAGTCAAAGTACAAAAGCAAGCATAAAACATTATAGAACTAGTCCACACGATCACCGGTTATTCAAGAGGTTCTTGATAGCAATTCTGGTACCATCTCCTAAAATGCCTAAATACACGATTCCATATCCACCTTCTCCAATCACATTCTCTTCACACAAGCAATTAGTGGCGGCCTCGAGCTCTCTCAGAGTATACCATCTGCCCCAACCCAGGTGTGAAACCTCAGGACCAACAGTAACAGATCCAAAAGAAGCATTTTCACTCACAGCGCCTCTACTCTCACCACTAGAGGGTCTATCAGAGAAAACAACCCGATGCTCCAATTTTCCAATCTCGACATGAATTTCCGGCTGCACATGGTGGTGATGATCCGGCACGGCGTGGTGGACGATTTCCTGGATCTCCTTCGAAACGGCGGGAGGAGAATGGTCGGTTGTGGACTTGGGGAAACGGATTTGGTTCTTATGGCGGTTCCGCTTGCGAGAAGTGAGgcagagtgaaagaagaaacagTGCGAGAACTATTAGGGCTCCGACTAAGATTCCGATTACAACCCAAAGACGAAGGCCGAAAATCGAGGTCGGTTTAGCGAGCTCCGTGTTCACAAATGCAGCATCATAAATTGACATTTCTTCTTACTGAATCGATTGAAAGGGATTGTAAAGAAACTAAAGAAAGCCAATCAGAGGGTTTAAGGGCATCGACCTCATCGGGAAATCTGAACAATGGAGGATTCCGGCGAATTAGCTAAGAGGGAAAATGGAATTGAAGAAGAGTGAAgtgagaataaaaagaaaaatggaagccTTAATCAAAGTTTATGAGCAAATGGAGTAAGATAAAAGggcttttttttatatatatatattatttaaaattttataaaaagatatatttcttttccttcttttttaaatgataaaaggGATTcgtatgttttcttttttcacaaTGGATGAGACTGGGGTCCACTGGCTTTACATCCTCCGACTTTTCTCACCTGTCCAACACAAAAATAatgaagttttttaaaaaattagtccttttttttatattaaacattttataataaatcgcaatttttaatttttttaaaaaagtggttaaatagattattttaaacaaatattttatttattaacattttaagaaaatgttaatagattttgaaatttagtgTGAAATATATCTTCTATGTATTAagatctttttaattaaaaaaaaacaacacaaaatagtatgaatacaaaattaaaagtaagatTTAGTAGTAATTTTAAacctattaaatacaaatttaaaactttttagaagaatttgttttctttgtttaatttttaaaaattttaaaatcgttttgcctataattttaaaagattatgtGTCACgtctaaaacaaaaaacaacaatatgATCAAACAAGGAGCCATGTGACAAATTTCCCTATAATTTTCAATGCCTTAACCATTCTTTACAAAGACCTAGgaatcttaataattaaatcaatatattagattcattttaaacaaattgtAATAATAAGTTCATTACTCTTGATAATTAaacctttatttaatttcatgtttctAACCTCCATTAATacataaggaaaaaaaatattgtcaactcaaaataaaaggtaaaataGAAGGTAAAGTAGTAAAGGGACAAAAAAGAgagtttttctctttcttttttttttttcatttatatttattcccTATCCTCCTCacttgaaatagaaaattttgagttattaaataaaaaaatataataatttaatgaatcaataaaacatattaataacaaatcaaataattaatcttttaGATAGTAATAGGTGTCTTATCTACTCGATTATGATATTagtcatttaaatttaaaaattactattaagataaaaaaattaattaattaaagattgATACCTTATTTAAACCACAGATGATCCTTTTAAAAGATTGATGGATCCCATTTGCTTGCTTTTCTGTCAAAGAAAAGGGATTAGTGGAATCATTAAGAGAATCTAAATGAGTTAAAGACAAAAGAATGGCAAACTTCATAAAATAATAGCGAAAAGGAAATTCTCAAGTGGACAGGCAGTCTCTCTCAATTGGCTGGAATTTGATAAGGATTTGCtgtttggttcttgtttttgttcttgtgacAGCCAATTGTGGGTATTGATGAAAGCTTCATTAtcctaaatttcaatattataatctTAGCATTTTATTATTGGGTTATAATTCCAATGGGTATATATTATTGGTCTACTTCAGTCGTTCTTATGCACATGCATAAAGTTTAACTATATGGATTGTCCACGTGAAAGCCATCAACCAATGCCTATAAGCTCTTAGTTCGTGCCACTTAAACCCACCGATTTCTACCAACCCAATAATATTTGAAGGTTAAATATTCCAAAATATCTGTATTTTATAGAAAAGGTGAAAAAGTATTAGCTTTTTTGCTTGGGTATTCCAATTATTTATAGTTTAGGTTTACAAAATTACTATTAAGCAAATAGGAGACATTAACATATGCTTTAATGCCATTTTAACACAACTACAGCGATCAAATGACAAGGTTAGTTGAATATTAATAGTCTATGGATATAAAGTGCCTCGACTTTTTTCAAATAAGTGAAAAGAA is part of the Cucurbita pepo subsp. pepo cultivar mu-cu-16 chromosome LG03, ASM280686v2, whole genome shotgun sequence genome and encodes:
- the LOC111790114 gene encoding probable serine/threonine-protein kinase At1g01540 → MSIYDAAFVNTELAKPTSIFGLRLWVVIGILVGALIVLALFLLSLCLTSRKRNRHKNQIRFPKSTTDHSPPAVSKEIQEIVHHAVPDHHHHVQPEIHVEIGKLEHRVVFSDRPSSGESRGAVSENASFGSVTVGPEVSHLGWGRWYTLRELEAATNCLCEENVIGEGGYGIVYLGILGDGTRIAIKNLLNNRGQAEREFKVEVEAIGRVRHKNLVRLLGYCVEGAYRMLVYEYINNGNLDQWLHGDVGDISPLTWEIRVNIIVGTAKGLAYLHEGLEPKVVHRDVKSSNILLDRQWNAKVSDFGLAKLLCSERSYVTTRVMGTFGYVAPEYACTGMLNEKSDVYSFGILVMEIISGRIPVDYSRPQGEVNLVDWLKAMVGDRKSEEVVDPKLPDKPPSKALKRVLLVALRCVDPDATKRPKMGHVIHMLEADNLLSHDEHRVGKNSSRSIQGHQHENLVIPRQVNNPKYEGASSNVSEGDNGNFNMK